The following coding sequences are from one Armatimonadota bacterium window:
- a CDS encoding preprotein translocase subunit SecA, producing the protein MLELLRKLFDTSKRDIETIQPLVDKISAFEANIENLSDEELKDKCYALRHRARGGEKGEELTVETFACVREVSKRTLGMRHFDVQLVGGLVLHHGRIAEMKTGEGKTLVAAAPLVLNALGGRGAHLVTVNDYLARRDAVWMGPIYHFFGLSVGIIQGQSEENDELGGSYRYEPGADIVGDPRYLNLVPCSRRDAYSCDITYGTNHEFGFDYLRDNMAFSEEDLVMSELHYAIIDEVDSILIDEARTPHIISGPSMEDVSTYKTIDGLVKQLTPEEHWTADKKNHSATLTEEGMDRLEEMLGIDNIAADVKLLHYINASVKAHGLFTRDIDYVVRSGEVVIVDENTGRMMFGRRFSDGLHQALEAKEGVRVQNESQTVATITFQNLFRLYEKLAGMTGTAKTEEDEFRKIYGLDVVSVPTHRPKQREDHGDSIYKTHEAKFRAIGYEILRLYTKQQPVLVGTRSIEMSEIVSNRLEADMLQKLVITKRLQSMNEVTKELKGDQAKDARRFYEMNLAELNMSEVAMLLGQMGLPTSITDANWTDWCLKEWGLEESNREFLLEALKHGIPHNILNAKFHEQEAVIIAEAGRKGAVTIATNMAGRGVDILLGGRVEDDLVRMARDQVAVAHDGVDEYGETFKSYRRGGHERAAPPLPLSDQERREQAEIVRALGGLFILGTERHESRRIDNQLRGRSGRQGDPGESKFYVSLEDQLWKIFNPNMLENPMLKAWPPMEEVNANFLSRMIQKTQERIENHYFEARKNVLEYDDVLNAQREHIYGLRREVLLGKDVREELLNYVDEVVADICDNAWMIEENGDRVFDHSVLFEDLNEIFPLVDYATIADLEKHEPGEPVISFVQDIARKAYDEKVEQAGEAMPEAERFVMLRAVNDKWMEHLQLIEYIREGIGLRGYGQVDPLVAYKKETYDTFQSTLKNIREHASKMIFHVRVQAQREDEELAQALTDAFPDGDTPKEASKAEPGSLPFPGNVDPKKVGRNDTCPCGSGLKFKSCHYSVLRQQGVI; encoded by the coding sequence ATGCTAGAACTCCTAAGAAAGCTCTTCGATACGTCGAAGAGAGACATTGAAACGATTCAACCGCTCGTCGACAAGATCAGTGCCTTTGAGGCCAATATCGAGAATCTTTCCGACGAAGAACTCAAAGACAAGTGCTACGCTCTCCGCCATCGAGCCCGAGGCGGCGAGAAAGGCGAAGAACTGACGGTCGAAACCTTCGCCTGTGTCCGCGAAGTCAGCAAGCGAACCCTCGGTATGCGCCACTTCGACGTCCAGTTGGTCGGTGGCCTGGTCCTCCACCACGGACGAATCGCCGAAATGAAGACCGGTGAAGGTAAGACGCTTGTCGCTGCCGCCCCGCTCGTCCTTAACGCCCTCGGCGGCCGAGGCGCCCACCTTGTTACGGTCAACGACTACCTCGCCCGTCGTGACGCGGTCTGGATGGGTCCGATCTATCACTTCTTCGGCCTGTCCGTTGGCATCATTCAAGGTCAGAGCGAAGAGAACGACGAATTGGGAGGTAGTTATCGCTACGAGCCGGGTGCCGATATCGTGGGCGATCCTCGCTATCTGAATCTGGTCCCCTGTAGCCGACGAGACGCCTACTCCTGCGACATCACCTACGGCACCAACCACGAATTCGGCTTCGACTACCTTCGCGACAACATGGCGTTCAGCGAAGAAGACCTCGTGATGAGCGAGCTCCACTACGCCATCATCGACGAAGTCGACTCGATCTTGATCGACGAAGCGCGAACTCCGCACATCATCTCTGGTCCCTCGATGGAAGACGTTTCGACCTATAAGACCATCGATGGCTTGGTGAAGCAACTGACGCCCGAAGAGCACTGGACCGCCGATAAGAAAAACCACAGTGCAACCCTGACCGAAGAGGGCATGGACAGGCTGGAAGAGATGCTCGGTATCGACAACATCGCCGCCGACGTCAAGCTCCTCCACTACATCAACGCGTCGGTCAAGGCCCACGGCCTCTTCACCCGCGACATCGACTACGTCGTCCGAAGCGGAGAAGTCGTGATTGTCGACGAGAACACGGGACGAATGATGTTCGGTCGCCGCTTCAGCGATGGTCTGCACCAAGCCCTGGAAGCGAAGGAAGGTGTTCGCGTTCAAAACGAAAGCCAGACGGTTGCGACCATCACGTTCCAGAACCTTTTCCGACTTTACGAAAAGCTGGCCGGTATGACCGGTACGGCCAAGACCGAGGAAGACGAGTTTCGAAAGATTTACGGCCTCGACGTCGTCAGCGTTCCGACACACCGACCGAAGCAGCGCGAAGACCACGGCGACAGCATCTACAAGACGCACGAAGCCAAATTCCGCGCGATCGGTTACGAAATCCTTCGACTCTACACGAAGCAACAGCCGGTCCTCGTGGGTACACGGTCGATCGAAATGTCCGAAATCGTCTCCAACCGACTGGAAGCCGACATGCTTCAGAAGTTGGTGATCACCAAGCGGCTGCAGAGCATGAACGAGGTGACGAAGGAGCTGAAGGGCGACCAAGCAAAGGATGCCCGCCGCTTCTACGAGATGAACCTTGCCGAGCTCAACATGAGCGAGGTTGCCATGCTCCTCGGTCAGATGGGTCTGCCGACCTCGATTACCGACGCCAACTGGACCGACTGGTGCCTGAAGGAGTGGGGACTGGAAGAGTCCAACCGTGAGTTCCTATTGGAAGCTCTGAAGCATGGCATCCCGCACAACATTTTGAACGCGAAGTTCCACGAGCAAGAAGCGGTCATCATTGCCGAAGCTGGCCGAAAGGGCGCCGTCACCATTGCTACCAACATGGCTGGCCGTGGCGTTGACATCCTTCTTGGTGGCCGCGTCGAAGACGATCTCGTCCGCATGGCCCGCGATCAGGTCGCAGTCGCTCACGACGGCGTCGACGAGTACGGCGAAACCTTCAAGAGCTACCGACGTGGTGGTCACGAGCGCGCCGCACCGCCGCTTCCGCTGAGCGACCAAGAGCGACGCGAGCAGGCAGAGATCGTCCGAGCCCTCGGCGGTCTGTTTATTCTTGGTACGGAACGACACGAGTCGCGACGAATCGACAACCAGCTTCGTGGACGATCGGGACGTCAAGGCGACCCCGGCGAATCGAAGTTCTATGTCTCGCTCGAAGACCAGCTTTGGAAGATCTTCAACCCGAACATGCTGGAGAATCCGATGCTGAAGGCCTGGCCCCCGATGGAAGAGGTGAACGCTAACTTCCTCAGTCGAATGATCCAGAAGACGCAGGAGCGAATCGAGAACCACTACTTCGAGGCTCGAAAGAACGTTCTTGAGTACGACGACGTTCTGAACGCTCAACGCGAACACATCTACGGCCTTCGCCGCGAAGTTCTGTTGGGTAAAGACGTTCGCGAAGAGCTCCTCAACTACGTTGACGAGGTGGTTGCCGACATCTGCGACAACGCTTGGATGATCGAGGAGAACGGCGACCGAGTGTTCGACCACTCCGTTCTGTTCGAAGACCTTAACGAAATCTTCCCGCTGGTGGATTACGCCACGATCGCCGACCTCGAAAAGCACGAGCCAGGCGAGCCTGTGATTTCCTTTGTCCAGGACATCGCCCGAAAGGCATACGACGAAAAGGTCGAGCAGGCGGGCGAGGCGATGCCGGAAGCCGAGCGGTTCGTGATGCTCCGCGCGGTCAACGACAAGTGGATGGAGCACCTCCAGTTGATCGAATACATCCGCGAAGGTATCGGTCTGCGGGGGTACGGCCAGGTCGATCCGCTGGTCGCGTACAAGAAGGAGACCTACGACACCTTCCAATCGACGCTCAAGAACATTCGCGAGCACGCCTCGAAGATGATCTTCCACGTACGAGTCCAGGCTCAGCGTGAGGACGAAGAACTGGCCCAGGCGTTGACCGACGCTTTTCCGGATGGCGACACACCGAAGGAAGCCAGCAAAGCCGAACCGGGCTCTCTCCCGTTCCCAGGCAACGTCGATCCCAAGAAGGTCGGACGAAACGACACCTGCCCGTGCGGCAGTGGTCTCAAGTTCAAGTCTTGCCACTACTCCGTCCTGCGCCAACAGGGCGTCATCTAA
- a CDS encoding alpha-galactosidase, with protein MHFALLAFSMATMNPSHDWLLGHHSPSVSVDMADQTISLSNGLISRSWLKDSGACFSFLEQTRKNEFLRAVKPEATVTLGGNRYDIGGLSGTPDQAYIDLGLLSRASPAPGSFQLASYKVMPYEPLISDPHSPTGKGISFEYRNAAVPGIIVTVRYQMPTSVPVVSKWIEIKNDRSVPVTLNHFQNEVLAAVEGESNVDPSPNWRLPNMFVTSDYTFGGMSTYSQMKGVHWVDDPTYTTQVNYDLKTPCLLVGEPQLGPDIDIAAGQTFKSYRVHELLYDSTDRERNGLAVRKLYRTLAPWSQDNPLMLHLTSTDPATVHTAIDQAAACGFEMIILSFGSGVNMETTNPAEIQKFKEFADYAHSKGLRLGGYSLLASRRIDDENDVINPKTGKTGGAIFGNSPCLLSQWGIDYFHRIQNFLTKTGFDLLEHDGSYPGDLCASTSHPGHKGLDDSQYKQWLEITDFYQWCRSKNIYLNVPDNYFLSGSNKTGMGYRETNWSLPRALQHVHCRQNLYDGTWEKTPSMGWTFVPLVQYQGGGAAATIEPLKEHLADYEMHLANNLGYGAQACYRGPRLYDSPETEAMVKKWVGWFKKYREVLESDVIHLRRCDGRSWDGILHANPTGSHEKGMLVLYNSTNKPIHEEIEVPIYYTGLLDQVVLAEHDGKPQKIKVSRGFTIPVTINIPAKGMTWFTLR; from the coding sequence GTGCACTTTGCGCTCCTGGCATTCTCAATGGCGACGATGAACCCCTCGCACGACTGGCTCCTCGGCCATCACTCTCCTTCCGTCAGCGTCGATATGGCCGACCAGACGATCAGCCTTTCCAACGGCTTGATCTCTCGTTCATGGCTGAAGGATTCGGGCGCTTGCTTCAGCTTCCTGGAACAGACACGTAAGAACGAATTCCTCCGGGCCGTCAAGCCAGAGGCGACAGTTACCCTGGGTGGAAATCGGTACGACATCGGTGGACTGAGCGGTACACCCGACCAAGCCTATATCGACCTCGGACTTTTGTCAAGGGCTTCTCCGGCTCCCGGCAGTTTTCAACTCGCTTCGTACAAAGTCATGCCGTACGAGCCGCTGATCAGCGACCCTCACTCGCCAACGGGCAAGGGCATCTCGTTCGAGTACCGAAACGCCGCAGTTCCGGGCATCATCGTGACCGTTCGTTATCAGATGCCGACTTCAGTGCCGGTGGTCTCAAAGTGGATCGAAATAAAGAATGATCGTTCGGTTCCGGTCACGCTCAACCACTTTCAAAACGAGGTCTTGGCGGCGGTGGAAGGCGAATCGAACGTCGATCCAAGTCCGAATTGGCGATTGCCGAACATGTTCGTGACGAGCGACTATACGTTTGGCGGCATGAGCACCTACAGCCAAATGAAAGGCGTGCATTGGGTGGACGATCCGACCTACACCACGCAGGTTAACTACGATCTGAAAACCCCCTGCCTGCTCGTAGGTGAACCCCAACTTGGACCCGACATCGACATTGCCGCTGGCCAGACGTTCAAGTCGTATCGAGTCCACGAGCTTCTTTACGACTCCACGGACCGCGAGCGAAACGGGCTAGCGGTGCGAAAGCTGTATCGAACCCTTGCGCCCTGGAGTCAGGATAACCCGCTGATGCTCCATCTGACGAGCACCGATCCGGCCACCGTCCATACCGCCATCGATCAGGCGGCGGCATGCGGATTCGAGATGATCATCTTGAGCTTTGGAAGTGGTGTGAATATGGAGACCACGAATCCGGCTGAGATTCAGAAGTTTAAGGAGTTCGCCGACTACGCCCACTCGAAAGGCTTACGGCTCGGCGGCTACTCACTCCTGGCCAGCCGCCGAATCGACGACGAGAACGACGTCATCAACCCCAAGACCGGAAAGACGGGCGGTGCCATCTTCGGTAACTCCCCCTGCCTCCTCAGCCAGTGGGGCATCGACTACTTCCATCGCATCCAAAACTTCCTCACGAAAACCGGCTTCGACCTACTGGAGCATGACGGAAGCTATCCGGGCGATCTTTGCGCCTCAACGAGCCACCCCGGGCATAAGGGGCTGGACGACTCGCAGTACAAGCAGTGGCTCGAAATTACCGATTTCTACCAATGGTGCCGCTCGAAGAACATCTATTTGAATGTTCCCGACAACTACTTCTTATCGGGATCCAACAAAACGGGCATGGGATACCGCGAGACGAATTGGTCGTTGCCCCGGGCTCTGCAGCACGTTCACTGTCGTCAGAATCTGTACGATGGAACCTGGGAAAAGACGCCGAGTATGGGTTGGACCTTCGTGCCATTGGTGCAGTACCAGGGCGGGGGTGCGGCGGCCACGATTGAGCCTCTGAAGGAGCATTTGGCGGACTATGAGATGCACTTAGCGAATAACCTCGGCTATGGAGCCCAGGCTTGCTATCGCGGCCCAAGGCTTTACGACTCGCCCGAGACCGAAGCGATGGTGAAGAAGTGGGTTGGCTGGTTCAAAAAGTACCGCGAGGTGCTGGAGTCAGACGTGATTCATCTCCGTCGTTGCGATGGTCGATCATGGGATGGAATTCTCCACGCCAACCCGACGGGCTCGCATGAGAAGGGCATGCTGGTGCTTTACAATTCTACCAATAAGCCCATCCATGAAGAGATAGAGGTTCCCATTTACTACACGGGGTTGCTTGACCAGGTGGTTCTAGCCGAACACGATGGAAAGCCGCAAAAGATCAAAGTCTCTCGCGGCTTTACAATTCCTGTAACCATCAATATCCCGGCAAAAGGAATGACTTGGTTTACCTTGCGATAA
- a CDS encoding NADPH-dependent FMN reductase: MSNITIAFHSGYGHTKKVAEAVAAGVESVAGTTVHLLDVTKVDEPLDGFASGWDALDASEGIIFGSPTYMGGPSGPFKTFADSTVSRWVSGAWQDKLAAGFSNSGSNYGDKGLTLYYFVTLASQHGMNWVSKALKNDGVTNRNGFSVGLGVQSDNDSPEVTPGEADLNTSKKFGARFAEAVARWNK; encoded by the coding sequence ATGAGCAACATTACCATTGCCTTCCACAGCGGATACGGACACACCAAGAAGGTTGCCGAAGCGGTTGCGGCAGGAGTCGAATCCGTCGCTGGGACCACCGTTCACTTGCTTGACGTCACCAAAGTGGATGAGCCTCTCGACGGTTTTGCATCCGGATGGGATGCCCTCGACGCATCGGAGGGAATTATCTTCGGATCTCCAACTTACATGGGCGGACCGTCGGGACCATTCAAGACCTTTGCCGACTCGACCGTTTCTCGCTGGGTCAGTGGCGCTTGGCAGGACAAGCTCGCCGCTGGATTCTCAAATTCAGGTTCAAATTATGGCGATAAAGGTCTTACCCTCTACTACTTTGTGACGCTTGCCTCCCAGCACGGAATGAACTGGGTCTCAAAGGCCCTGAAGAACGATGGCGTCACCAATCGCAACGGATTCTCCGTCGGACTCGGTGTGCAGAGCGACAACGATTCTCCCGAGGTCACTCCGGGCGAAGCCGATTTGAATACATCGAAGAAGTTCGGTGCTCGATTTGCCGAGGCCGTTGCTCGCTGGAACAAGTAA
- a CDS encoding family 10 glycosylhydrolase, with translation MTTRKYWMWTGPSKSASEKDLKDKYQKIRAHGITGIFLEHELPDAECHAIKEAGLELHAWMWTVNRGDQWIHDNHPEWYQVSRSGKSCFDQPPYVAYYKWVCPSIPAVVDYIVGQAHDRAKNPLVDGVHLDYVRYPDVILPRGLWSKYNLDQTEELPDYDFCYSDASRKAFQERYGYDPKTLDRPDIDQRWLHFRYDNVTNLVTKVVQSVHAEKKVVTAAVFPTPSLARKICRQDWDKWPLDAVCPMTYNKFYEQEVDWIGDCVRENIDAVTFPVYAGLYLPDFKAGDLEKAVKVAHHRGAMGVSLFGSPSDAQWEEFERAIAG, from the coding sequence ATGACCACCCGGAAGTACTGGATGTGGACCGGACCGTCGAAATCGGCATCCGAAAAGGACCTGAAGGACAAGTACCAAAAGATTCGCGCTCACGGGATTACGGGCATCTTTCTGGAGCACGAACTGCCGGACGCCGAATGCCACGCCATCAAGGAAGCCGGGCTTGAGCTCCACGCATGGATGTGGACGGTCAATCGCGGCGATCAGTGGATTCACGATAATCATCCAGAGTGGTATCAGGTCAGTCGGTCGGGCAAGAGCTGCTTCGATCAACCGCCTTATGTGGCCTACTACAAATGGGTTTGCCCATCGATCCCTGCGGTGGTGGACTACATCGTGGGTCAAGCGCACGACCGAGCCAAGAACCCGCTAGTGGACGGGGTTCATCTCGACTACGTGCGCTACCCCGACGTCATTCTGCCGCGAGGGCTTTGGAGCAAGTACAACCTCGACCAGACCGAAGAGCTTCCCGACTACGACTTTTGCTACTCGGACGCGAGCCGGAAGGCATTCCAGGAGCGATATGGGTACGACCCGAAGACTTTGGATCGGCCTGACATCGACCAGCGTTGGCTTCACTTCCGATACGACAACGTCACCAATCTCGTCACCAAGGTCGTGCAAAGCGTCCACGCTGAGAAGAAGGTCGTGACGGCCGCCGTGTTCCCGACTCCCTCGCTCGCACGCAAGATTTGCCGGCAGGATTGGGACAAATGGCCCCTCGATGCCGTTTGCCCGATGACCTACAACAAGTTCTATGAGCAGGAAGTTGATTGGATCGGCGATTGCGTTCGCGAGAATATCGACGCGGTGACCTTTCCGGTTTACGCGGGCCTGTATCTGCCGGATTTCAAAGCTGGCGACCTGGAAAAGGCCGTAAAGGTCGCCCATCACCGTGGGGCGATGGGCGTTTCGTTATTCGGGTCACCAAGCGACGCTCAGTGGGAAGAGTTCGAGCGGGCTATCGCAGGCTAG